CGGCCGAGCCCGCTCGGCCTGGATCGTCGCGTTCGATGACGTCGTCACCTGCCTCCCCATCGTGCAATCGGCTTCGGTATCGATCCCCCCCGTCGCGTACTGGGCCGGTTCCTCGCGAACCGCATAGCCACGCCGACCGAGCTTGGTCAGCATGGCCACGATCCGGTCGAGCATCCCTGGCGTTCCGATGCCCCTTGAGGCCTTGACAGAAGCGTTACACCCAGCCCTCGATAGCCGCCGGGTAGACATCCAGTCGTTCGTAACCGCAGATCATCCTTCCCTTCGATTCCGATACCGATAGCGATACCGACTCCGCTCGGTTCCTGCCGAACGCCTGCGCGAGGAGACGGCAGCTGCCATGGCTTCCCGGTCTGCTTCACAATCCCCCAGCAATTCTGCTTCAAGGGAGACACCATGGACGTCTTCATCGACTACCAGAAACGCCTGCGGAAGATCCGCGAGGAAATGCAACGCAGCAAGCTCGACCTGCTGATCGGCACGCGTACGGTCAGCTTGAGCTTCGTGTCCGGTGCGTTCGTGCCGTGGCGGAGCACCGTGATCGTTTCGCGCGACGGTCATATGTCGCTGACCACCCTCGCCATCGATCTCGAACGGTTGCGACACGAGTCGTGGCTGGACACCGTCCACGGATACTTCGGCGCACCGGGGATGGACCTGTGGGACCAGTCGATCCGGCAGATCAAGGACCTCGGCATGGCGCGGGCGCGTATAGGGGTCGAGGTCGGGCATTCGCCGCGCGGCAACGCCGGGTATCTCTTCTCGACCGAGCTCGACCTCCTGCGCCAGTCGCTGCCCGACGCGGAGCTCGTGCCGGCGAACCACGTGATGGACCGGGCGACATACGTGAAGGAACCGGGCGAGATCGCGTTGATGCGGCAAGCCGCGGCGATGGCCGACGCCGCGGTGGCGCGCGTCCAGGAACACCTGCGCGTGGGGATGTCCGAGGCCGAGGTCGCGGGGATCGGGGAAATGGAGCTGCGGCGGCTCGGCAGCGTCTACCACTGGGCGGTGACCGGCTCGTCCGAGGTGGCATCGGGGTACCGGGCCGCATGGCCGATGAACGCGACCACGCCGCCGAGCACGAAGCTCATCCAGCGTGGCGAGAATGTGATCGTCGATTTCCACCCGTGCCACAACCTGTACTATGCGGATGTCGCGCACAACTTCATCATCGGTGCACCCGGTGCCGACCAGGTCCGACTCGCCGACGCGTTTCGGCAAACCGCGGAAACTCTCATCGGGGCGTTGCGCGCCGGCAGTACGGTGGGTGATGTGTTTGGGAAGGTTTCCGACACCGTGGATGCCTGCGGCTTCGGCGGGGCGACGATTCCGGCCTTCGGGCACGGACTCGGGATCATGGGGCACGAGTGGTATCCGGCGATCGTCAACACCGACGAGTTCCGCGACGTGGTGCTGGAGGAGAATGCCGTCGAGGTGGCGTTCCTCGCCATGGTGGTGCCGGGGGTGTGCGGGATGCGCCTCGAAAGCCCGGTCCGCGTCACGCCCTACGGCGGCGAGTTACTTTGCTCGACGCTCCCGACATTGACCGTGATCGGCGCGTGAGTGATGAGCGACAATTACACTTCCCCACAGTTGAGGCGTGCCATCGCATGGAATTTTCCGGTCAGTCGATCGATCAGCGCCTCGGCGCGAGGCCGGACGTGAGAGCGAGCCGGGCGCACGTGCCTTGCGGGCTGCGGCGGTTTATTCCGGGAGAAAGCGAGAGTCGAGAACCTCTGCGTGCGAAAAAGGACAGTGCGGCGGGAACTTGTTGACCCCGATACCGGTCTCGGCAACGGCTCGATCGACCGCTCCCGCGTAGTTCCTGCTGGTGGCAGCAATCAATCGTGGGCGCAAGCTCGGGCTGTCCCGTAAGATTGCTGCGATCTCGCGACGCTGCACAACGAGGGTGACGCGCCACGAATTCGAGCGTTTGCGCGGCTGGAGCTTCCACTTCAACAAGTGCGCCATGAGGACCTCCGTGCGGCTGTTCAGCTCCCGGAGGTCGCGCTTCCCCATGTCCTCAATCTCCTCGGCCGCATGTTCGATATCGGCTTTATCGAAATGCCGCCGCCGGAGCTGCTCCGCAGTATGTTGCGTCCATTCGAAGAAGTCGGTGTCGTACAGGCTGGCTTCGGACGCCGAGTATGTCCTCGTCTTCGTGGCGGTTTTCATGCTTCTCGATAGTACGACTCACGAGCGGGGGTCCGCAACAAGGCTACGGGGGGCGCGGCGGGGGGCGGTGTCGGCGTGGGCGCCGATCGTGGGTTACGAGAGTCAGACCCTCCGTGACCGCTTGCGCGATCGGCATGCGGTCAAACGGGTCGTTGTTATGCGGCGGCAGTCGCGCCGCGTCTTCTGTGTGGGAGAAGTTGATCGGCAGCTTTTCGAAAGCGCTATCGACGACCCCGGCCTCGATCGTATCCGGAATCCGTAGACGCCCGAGGGCTATCTTGATCGCCGCCTCCCGGGCCGAGGCGGCACTGACGAAGACGATCTCGGCCTCCGCGATGGCTTTGCGCACAGAGGAGCAGTC
This sequence is a window from Candidatus Binatia bacterium. Protein-coding genes within it:
- a CDS encoding Xaa-Pro peptidase family protein, giving the protein MDVFIDYQKRLRKIREEMQRSKLDLLIGTRTVSLSFVSGAFVPWRSTVIVSRDGHMSLTTLAIDLERLRHESWLDTVHGYFGAPGMDLWDQSIRQIKDLGMARARIGVEVGHSPRGNAGYLFSTELDLLRQSLPDAELVPANHVMDRATYVKEPGEIALMRQAAAMADAAVARVQEHLRVGMSEAEVAGIGEMELRRLGSVYHWAVTGSSEVASGYRAAWPMNATTPPSTKLIQRGENVIVDFHPCHNLYYADVAHNFIIGAPGADQVRLADAFRQTAETLIGALRAGSTVGDVFGKVSDTVDACGFGGATIPAFGHGLGIMGHEWYPAIVNTDEFRDVVLEENAVEVAFLAMVVPGVCGMRLESPVRVTPYGGELLCSTLPTLTVIGA
- a CDS encoding DUF29 domain-containing protein → MKTATKTRTYSASEASLYDTDFFEWTQHTAEQLRRRHFDKADIEHAAEEIEDMGKRDLRELNSRTEVLMAHLLKWKLQPRKRSNSWRVTLVVQRREIAAILRDSPSLRPRLIAATSRNYAGAVDRAVAETGIGVNKFPPHCPFSHAEVLDSRFLPE
- a CDS encoding type II toxin-antitoxin system VapC family toxin gives rise to the protein MRKAIAEAEIVFVSAASAREAAIKIALGRLRIPDTIEAGVVDSAFEKLPINFSHTEDAARLPPHNNDPFDRMPIAQAVTEGLTLVTHDRRPRRHRPPPRPP